A genomic stretch from Chroococcidiopsis sp. SAG 2025 includes:
- a CDS encoding DUF4198 domain-containing protein, with amino-acid sequence MRKQLSRLMLALTILPLINQPVLAHVIWVVKGENQEEYKVVYGHPEEDKPEPYDSIKFQEATAYNSSGFPQPLEIKREYEYVTLVSTSDIAVITAISNNGYFIVSDNDTYTNVFRPDALKVNNEATQITHTYKYTKSFFQPTGLATKPFGMKMEIVPLRDPFGVGAGGSLPVQVLFEGKPVSDVTVEYEGKEVPISNRGIATITLTQKEVQIVEAEYRVPSKDDPATDEVAYAASLAIHK; translated from the coding sequence GTGAGGAAACAACTAAGTAGATTAATGTTAGCTCTGACAATTTTGCCATTAATTAATCAGCCAGTTTTGGCCCACGTAATTTGGGTAGTTAAGGGCGAAAATCAAGAAGAGTACAAAGTTGTATACGGACATCCAGAAGAAGATAAGCCCGAACCCTACGATTCAATTAAGTTTCAAGAAGCTACAGCTTATAATAGCTCCGGATTTCCTCAACCGTTGGAAATCAAAAGAGAGTATGAATATGTTACCCTAGTTTCTACGAGCGACATTGCTGTTATTACTGCCATAAGTAATAACGGTTACTTTATTGTCTCCGATAACGACACATACACAAATGTTTTTCGACCAGATGCTTTAAAAGTAAACAATGAAGCAACTCAAATTACCCATACCTACAAATACACCAAGTCTTTCTTCCAACCAACAGGTTTAGCAACCAAACCATTCGGAATGAAAATGGAAATTGTACCTTTACGAGATCCATTTGGCGTTGGTGCAGGTGGTTCGTTGCCCGTGCAAGTATTATTTGAAGGCAAACCAGTATCAGATGTAACTGTAGAATATGAGGGTAAAGAAGTACCGATAAGTAATCGCGGTATTGCCACAATTACTCTTACACAGAAGGAAGTACAAATTGTTGAGGCAGAGTACAGAGTTCCTTCTAAAGACGATCCAGCTACGGATGAAGTTGCTTACGCCGCTTCGCTGGCAATTCATAAATAA
- a CDS encoding transposase, which yields MHQYLYKIASVDFTLIDGLDALAVQTILSEVGLDPTRFRNVKQFCSWLGLCPGQQITGGKVKSSRTRKVVNRAANAFRIAAFSLTQSRLLNVKCFACRDRLLSGS from the coding sequence TTGCATCAATATTTATATAAGATTGCTAGTGTTGACTTTACTCTAATTGATGGTCTGGATGCTTTAGCTGTACAAACTATATTGTCGGAAGTTGGATTAGACCCAACGCGCTTTAGGAATGTTAAGCAATTTTGCTCTTGGTTAGGTTTATGCCCAGGTCAACAAATTACAGGTGGTAAAGTCAAAAGCTCCCGAACACGGAAAGTTGTTAATCGCGCCGCCAATGCTTTTCGGATAGCTGCTTTTTCTCTAACACAAAGTCGTTTGTTAAATGTCAAGTGTTTTGCGTGTCGCGACAGATTATTGTCGGGTAGTTGA
- a CDS encoding hemerythrin HHE cation-binding protein, translating to MTNATNLATKLADLELFQNILLESEQNLIAQTDDKTICERLEGMIKSDRENLSTIKAVISRSGNVVEPRDITQQHAQKVRQMMGGSELTLYDKYLQLELLKHQQTMTGLVIHKVAQSLDDELQDMVEPLNRVNFENRAHQEILKGVLYFVGTRELAGKEPDMGLWGSIEQGIAALKGALGSAVS from the coding sequence ATGACTAATGCGACAAATCTAGCAACGAAGCTGGCCGATCTAGAGCTTTTTCAGAATATTTTGTTGGAAAGCGAACAAAATTTAATCGCGCAGACAGACGACAAGACAATTTGTGAGCGGCTCGAAGGAATGATTAAGAGTGATCGCGAAAATCTCAGCACTATCAAAGCAGTCATTTCTAGATCCGGCAACGTTGTAGAACCTCGCGACATTACTCAACAACATGCACAGAAGGTAAGGCAAATGATGGGTGGCTCCGAGCTAACCCTGTATGACAAGTACTTACAGCTTGAGTTGTTAAAGCATCAGCAGACAATGACCGGGCTAGTTATACATAAGGTTGCTCAGTCCTTGGACGATGAACTTCAAGATATGGTGGAGCCGCTGAACCGAGTCAACTTTGAAAACCGCGCTCACCAAGAGATTCTTAAAGGAGTTCTTTACTTTGTGGGAACGCGAGAGCTAGCTGGTAAAGAACCTGATATGGGTCTGTGGGGTAGCATTGAACAAGGCATTGCTGCTCTCAAGGGAGCTTTAGGCAGCGCCGTAAGCTAG
- a CDS encoding IS1-like element transposase, producing the protein MTVLVAIECPHCHSTEVTKYGRSPVGKQRYCCQNTDCPYRTFVLTQTYSGRNREVKQQIVEMALNGSGVRDIARVLRISPTTVIQELKKLIRLEQVNQKLLQRQNLRAWK; encoded by the coding sequence ATGACTGTCTTGGTAGCAATTGAATGTCCTCATTGCCACAGCACAGAAGTCACGAAATACGGCCGCTCACCAGTAGGTAAACAACGTTATTGCTGCCAAAACACAGATTGTCCCTACCGCACTTTTGTTCTAACCCAGACTTACTCAGGAAGGAATCGAGAAGTCAAGCAGCAAATTGTCGAGATGGCGCTAAATGGGAGTGGAGTCAGAGATATAGCCAGAGTATTGCGTATCAGTCCTACAACAGTAATCCAGGAATTAAAAAAACTTATTCGCCTCGAGCAAGTGAATCAGAAACTATTACAGCGGCAAAACCTGAGAGCGTGGAAGTAG
- a CDS encoding IS1 family transposase — MEVEIIRVEESQEAGIEESELDEMWSYVGKKSNPRWLWHAIDRDSGKVLAYVFGRRKDEVFLQLKNY, encoded by the coding sequence GTGGAAGTAGAGATTATCCGAGTTGAAGAGTCCCAAGAAGCTGGCATCGAAGAGTCTGAGCTAGACGAAATGTGGAGCTACGTAGGCAAAAAGAGCAACCCGAGGTGGTTATGGCATGCAATTGACCGCGACAGTGGAAAAGTCTTAGCTTATGTGTTTGGTCGCCGAAAAGATGAAGTGTTTCTACAACTCAAAAACTACTAG
- a CDS encoding IS1 family transposase, whose protein sequence is MKRYCTDGWGAYQRHLPAELHQISKCKTQRIEQKHLRADL, encoded by the coding sequence ATTAAGCGCTATTGTACGGACGGTTGGGGAGCTTATCAACGGCATTTACCAGCAGAGCTGCACCAGATAAGTAAGTGCAAGACTCAGAGGATTGAACAAAAGCACCTGAGAGCTGATTTATAA
- a CDS encoding carboxylate-amine ligase yields the protein MSPQAEDFTIGVEEEYQIIAPTTRKLCSRVQQILPIAHKALGEQVQPEAQMSQIEIGTPVCRTLDDVRAEIVRSRREVIAAAAKDGNKIAAAGTHPFSSWQEQEITPKERYQALMRDYQQLTRELMICGCHVHVGISDRQMAIGVINRARVWLSPLLALSASSPFWLGTDTGYASYRTEIWSRWPLSGPPLIFDSLAQYQALVEALIATKSVEEATKIYWDVRLSERFPTVEFRVTDVCMTVDEAVMIAGLTRALARTCYERASKGEPFAAVRHELVRAAVWRAARYGLDTELIDLDAGRAIPAAKLVEKFLAFVRPSLEEYRDWDEISSLVQQTMQHGNGATRQREAYKRAGHLEDVVDLIVAETTKGIG from the coding sequence ATGTCACCCCAGGCAGAAGACTTCACCATCGGTGTCGAAGAGGAATATCAAATTATCGCTCCTACGACACGCAAGCTTTGTTCGCGGGTGCAGCAAATTTTACCGATAGCACACAAAGCGCTGGGCGAACAAGTGCAACCTGAAGCCCAGATGTCGCAGATAGAAATCGGTACTCCCGTCTGTCGAACTCTCGATGACGTGCGTGCAGAAATTGTTCGTTCGCGGCGCGAAGTCATTGCTGCTGCTGCCAAAGACGGTAACAAAATCGCTGCGGCTGGGACGCACCCGTTCTCGTCATGGCAAGAACAGGAGATTACGCCCAAAGAACGTTATCAAGCGCTGATGCGAGATTATCAACAACTGACTCGCGAGCTAATGATCTGTGGCTGTCACGTACACGTTGGCATCAGCGATCGTCAAATGGCAATCGGGGTAATCAACCGCGCGCGAGTGTGGCTTTCCCCACTGCTGGCGCTCTCCGCTTCCTCGCCCTTCTGGTTGGGGACGGATACGGGATATGCCAGCTATCGTACTGAAATTTGGAGCAGATGGCCGCTCTCAGGTCCGCCATTAATTTTTGATTCACTAGCCCAATACCAAGCGCTTGTAGAAGCCTTGATTGCAACAAAAAGTGTAGAGGAGGCAACGAAGATTTACTGGGATGTACGCTTGTCAGAGCGTTTCCCGACAGTAGAGTTTCGCGTCACCGATGTTTGCATGACGGTAGACGAAGCGGTGATGATTGCAGGGCTGACGCGGGCATTGGCACGGACTTGTTACGAGCGGGCGAGCAAGGGCGAACCGTTTGCAGCTGTGCGCCACGAACTCGTGCGTGCTGCGGTTTGGCGTGCTGCACGTTATGGCTTGGATACAGAACTGATCGACCTTGACGCTGGACGTGCCATCCCAGCAGCCAAGCTAGTGGAAAAGTTTCTAGCTTTTGTGCGCCCATCACTAGAAGAGTATAGAGACTGGGATGAGATTTCATCACTCGTGCAGCAAACAATGCAGCACGGAAACGGCGCCACACGGCAGCGTGAAGCTTACAAGCGTGCGGGGCACTTAGAGGATGTTGTCGATCTGATTGTTGCCGAAACTACTAAGGGAATAGGGTAG
- a CDS encoding IS701 family transposase: MLDTSNVFLTGVALEALSQWSSRLKAFQQKLGKHFARSEARLAAYDYIQALLSPVERKNGWQMAEQVGYSNPYRFQHLLGRAQWNADAVCAEIRKYAVEHLKSETDILAIDETGFLKQGEQSVGVQVQYYGTTGHLENCQVGVFMSYISDKGHTLIDRRLYLPRTWSEDQSKRKKGAVPKSITFATKPQLAQQMLESAFKDGIRPAWFVADEVYGNDGSLWWWLEKTAKQPYILTVSKKQPVVIGWQRYQAQELLPQPDSQLWQRLSCGAGSKGERYYDWAKVPVNCDRSDGFQRWLLFRRSLEHPEDPRVSYYQVFAKSDTTLETMVQIAGQRWRIEECFKFAKDQLGLGEYEVRSWHGWHRHITLVLAAQIFLTVLRHSCEPAIHSSTPPLPLVTTGSLTAFKAARGLLSD; this comes from the coding sequence ATGCTTGATACATCCAACGTGTTTTTAACAGGTGTTGCATTAGAAGCGCTCTCCCAATGGAGCAGTAGATTGAAAGCGTTTCAGCAAAAACTGGGAAAGCACTTCGCTCGTTCTGAAGCACGTCTTGCAGCGTATGACTATATCCAGGCACTACTAAGCCCAGTTGAGCGGAAGAATGGATGGCAAATGGCAGAACAGGTAGGGTATAGCAATCCCTATCGCTTCCAACATTTACTAGGACGGGCGCAGTGGAACGCGGACGCAGTGTGTGCAGAAATTAGAAAGTATGCAGTGGAGCATTTGAAGAGTGAAACAGATATTTTGGCAATTGATGAAACAGGTTTTCTGAAGCAAGGAGAGCAGTCAGTAGGCGTACAGGTGCAGTATTATGGCACAACTGGACATTTGGAGAATTGCCAGGTAGGTGTGTTCATGTCCTACATTAGCGACAAAGGACATACGTTGATCGATCGCCGTTTGTATCTACCGCGCACATGGAGTGAAGATCAAAGCAAACGTAAGAAGGGAGCAGTTCCAAAATCAATCACATTTGCGACTAAACCTCAACTAGCACAACAGATGTTGGAATCAGCTTTTAAAGACGGAATACGTCCCGCCTGGTTTGTTGCTGATGAGGTTTATGGCAACGATGGTTCATTGTGGTGGTGGCTGGAAAAGACTGCTAAACAACCGTATATACTCACGGTCAGCAAGAAGCAGCCTGTAGTTATTGGCTGGCAACGTTATCAAGCCCAAGAACTGTTACCTCAGCCGGACAGCCAGCTGTGGCAACGTCTTAGCTGTGGAGCTGGCAGTAAGGGAGAAAGATACTATGACTGGGCGAAAGTGCCAGTTAATTGTGACAGATCAGATGGTTTTCAACGTTGGTTATTGTTCCGCCGCTCTCTAGAACACCCTGAAGATCCTCGCGTCAGCTACTATCAAGTATTTGCTAAGAGCGATACTACCCTAGAAACGATGGTTCAAATCGCCGGGCAAAGGTGGCGGATTGAGGAGTGCTTTAAATTTGCTAAAGACCAGCTAGGTTTAGGAGAGTACGAAGTTCGTTCCTGGCATGGTTGGCATCGACACATCACCCTCGTCCTGGCTGCTCAAATATTTCTCACCGTCTTACGACACTCTTGTGAGCCTGCTATTCACTCCTCTACCCCCCCTTTACCTCTAGTAACAACTGGCAGTCTAACTGCGTTCAAAGCGGCACGAGGTTTATTGTCCGACTAA
- a CDS encoding transposase domain-containing protein — protein MQLKEFSFICPVIESAVVLKAIETVTSPDAIAQTLGNTDSVEERKRKLPSQLVVCLIIAMSLWSSDSMGTVLKNLVNGLSRQWTKLGQYWKVPNSLSISAARQRVGCRVMSQLFERVVRPLATEETPGAFLGELRVYYSYR, from the coding sequence ATGCAGCTCAAAGAATTTTCCTTCATCTGTCCAGTCATTGAATCAGCCGTCGTCTTGAAAGCGATAGAAACGGTTACCTCTCCTGATGCGATAGCTCAAACTCTTGGCAATACAGATAGTGTTGAGGAGCGTAAGCGTAAACTGCCATCGCAACTAGTGGTGTGTTTAATAATTGCGATGAGTTTATGGTCGTCAGATTCAATGGGAACTGTACTCAAAAACCTGGTCAATGGTTTGAGTAGACAGTGGACAAAACTGGGGCAGTATTGGAAAGTACCGAATAGCTTATCAATTAGTGCAGCCCGACAGCGAGTTGGATGTAGGGTAATGAGTCAGCTATTTGAGCGAGTCGTGCGACCATTAGCCACAGAGGAAACACCCGGAGCCTTTTTAGGGGAACTGCGAGTATATTACAGTTATAGATAA
- a CDS encoding NERD domain-containing protein: MSCIGSNGFSGGTLSLPDFRLKQEVLQGWQVEYNIPVLNWGDVDAFVRSPNGNCFTIDTKSHGKTVFFNGTRLMQRYGQRVFSFQNKDLLKAVREQAAEIQKIKGIRYVIPMICFTNAELDIGTVDNLIEGVYVVKHESLIMGL, encoded by the coding sequence TTGAGCTGCATTGGCTCCAACGGCTTTTCAGGGGGAACACTCAGTTTACCCGATTTCAGGCTTAAACAAGAAGTATTGCAGGGCTGGCAGGTGGAATACAACATACCTGTTCTCAACTGGGGTGATGTCGATGCCTTCGTCCGTTCCCCGAATGGCAATTGTTTTACTATCGATACCAAAAGTCATGGCAAAACGGTATTTTTTAATGGCACTAGATTAATGCAGCGTTACGGACAGCGAGTTTTCAGCTTCCAGAACAAAGACTTGCTCAAAGCAGTAAGAGAACAAGCTGCTGAAATTCAGAAAATCAAAGGTATTAGATATGTTATTCCTATGATTTGCTTTACGAATGCGGAGCTTGATATTGGGACTGTAGATAACTTGATTGAAGGAGTATATGTTGTAAAGCACGAATCTTTGATAATGGGACTTTAA
- a CDS encoding response regulator gives MTNTPPPWDANSSSHISAEVNVLIVSDNVTFLDSLTQTLHIRLPTLSITTCICAGAAIRQFSAISNDAIVVEFRLLTTDGEQLLAMLRATQPPIPLVVVCKIEEYRRAVAVLGQEAYDIIPQPISWEYFAKSLRSAIYNRQINRFKAKTYNEEQSWLTNQHLLQGLKVLLVDDDADGRYTEETMLLSFGAEVLALCSVQAALIQLEQFQPDILVSDIRMPLQDGYSLIRQLRRRSASSGGEIPALALTAYANEEERTTALQAGFDLQLAKPIELLVLGLAVALLAGRIGEF, from the coding sequence GTGACGAACACACCGCCTCCTTGGGATGCAAATTCTAGCTCTCACATAAGTGCTGAAGTTAATGTTCTAATTGTCAGCGATAATGTGACGTTTTTAGATTCACTAACCCAAACGCTCCACATCCGACTTCCAACACTAAGCATCACTACCTGCATCTGTGCTGGGGCTGCTATTCGCCAATTTAGCGCTATCAGCAACGATGCGATCGTTGTTGAGTTTAGACTACTGACAACAGACGGGGAACAATTGCTGGCAATGCTAAGAGCTACACAGCCGCCAATTCCACTGGTTGTCGTCTGTAAAATTGAAGAGTATCGGCGAGCTGTCGCCGTATTAGGACAAGAAGCTTATGACATCATTCCACAACCAATTAGTTGGGAATATTTTGCCAAAAGCTTGAGGAGCGCTATTTACAATCGTCAAATCAATCGCTTCAAAGCAAAAACCTACAACGAAGAACAATCCTGGTTAACCAACCAGCATCTGCTCCAAGGTCTGAAGGTGTTGTTGGTCGATGACGATGCTGATGGCAGATACACAGAGGAAACAATGCTGCTTTCTTTTGGTGCAGAGGTTCTTGCGCTCTGCTCGGTACAAGCAGCTTTAATACAACTCGAACAGTTTCAACCGGATATCTTAGTCAGCGATATTAGAATGCCACTGCAAGATGGTTACAGTTTAATCCGCCAGCTCAGACGACGTTCCGCTTCATCGGGCGGCGAGATTCCGGCGCTCGCCCTGACAGCTTATGCCAATGAGGAGGAACGCACCACAGCTCTGCAAGCAGGGTTTGATTTGCAATTAGCTAAACCCATCGAACTGCTTGTTCTGGGGCTGGCTGTTGCACTTCTAGCTGGACGGATTGGAGAATTCTAA